Genomic window (Streptomyces sp. NBC_00078):
CCATGCGGCGGCTGACCTTCGGCGGCAACACCGCGATCGTCATCCCGGCCGGGCAGCAGGTGCTGAGCGACGCCGTCCGCATCGTCATCCCGCAGGGCAGCGACGTACTGGTCACCACGTACTCGCCCAGCCAGTCCGGCCCGGTCACCTACCACCAGCACGCCCGCCAGATCTCCTACGTCGCCGAGGGCGACCTCACCGAGGACGTGACCGGCGCCGGGTACACCGAGCAGACGCCGTACTGGCGCTACCTGACCGCGCTGGACGTGCTGAGCAACGAGTCTGACGGCACCGTCGTCGCCTTCGGCGACTCCCTCACCGATGGCATAACGTCCACACAGAACGCCAACCACCGCTGGACGGACATCCTTTCGGAGCGACTGCGCACCGCGATCGAGTCCGGCCAGGACCTGCCGCGCTACAGCATCGTCAACCAGGGCATCAGCGGCAACCAGATCCTCGCGGGAGGCCTCGGCCGCCCCGCCGACAACCAGAGCGGGCTGCTGCGCTTCTCCCGTGACGCCCTCGCCCGTACGAACGTCAAGGTCGTCGTCATCGACCTCGGCGTCAACGACATCCTGCGCAACCCCCGGCTCGCCGACCCGGACAGGATCCTCGACGGCCTGCGGGCCATGGTCCGCCAGGCCCACTCCCGCGGCATCAAGGTCATCGGCGCGACCCTGATGCCCTTCCAGGGCCACCGCGGCTACACCCCGGCCCGCGAGGCGGTTCGGCAGGAGATCAACGCGGAGATCCGCTCCGGACGGGTCTACGACGCCGTGGTCGACTTCGACCGGGCGCTCAGGGACCCGTACGACCCGCGCAGGCTCCGCTCCGACTACGACTCCGGCGACCATCTCCACCCCAGCGACAAGGGGTACGCGACGATGGCGCAGATCTTCGACCTCAAGGGCCTGAAGGGCTCGGCGCCGGCCGAACTGTAGAGGCCGGACCGCGGGGGTGGCGGGGGCGGCTGGGTCAGTAGTCGTCGTGACGGCGCCTGTCCCGCTCGTCCCGGCGCTCCCGGTGCCGCTCGCGCCGCTCCTCGTGCCGCTGCCGGCGCTCGTCGTGCAGGTCGCGCCGCCACTCGCGGTGCTCGTCGAGCATCCGGTGAGGATCGGCGAACCCCTCCCCCAGCGAGTGCCTGGACCTGCCCTCCAGCCTCTCCTGGCGGCGCTCCTCCTTCAGACGGCGCCGCTCCTGCCGGGTGACCTTCCGCTCGACGCCGACGCCGCCCCAGAAGGCGAAGCCGGTGACGATCACGCGCGGGGCACCGGGCTCGGCCGGCACGCCCTCCTGGCGGTGGTCGAACCCGCCCATGATCCCGATGCCGCGCACGACGACCTCGACGCCGGGCGGCACGATCACGTTCATCCCGCCCATGATCGCCACGCAGTTGATCTCGACCTCGTGGTCCGCGAAGTTCGCCTCGCGCAGGTCGAGTTCCCCGCCGCCCATGAAGGCGAAGCAGTTGAACCGCTTGGGCACGGTCCAGCGCCCCTTGCGCTCGAACCCGGACATCACGGCGACCGCCCACGACGAGGACCCGTCGCCGCCGACGACCCGCCCCGCCCAACTCCCGCTCGGCACCGGCTCCTTGACCAGCGACACGGACGCGACGGACGGCGGGGTGATCCCGGCGACCGGCAGATCGCGGGTGATCGGCGTCAACTCGCCGTACGTCCGTGCCTTGTAGGTGGCCTCAAGGCGCTCCTCGAACTCCTCCATGTCGAGACGGCCCTCCGCGAGGGCGTCCCGCAGGACCTCGGCGACTCGTTCACGATCGGCGTCGGATGCGCGAAGCTCCGGGACTGCGGCGTCGTCCGTCATGGACAGCAGCCTACGAGTTCCCCCGGCGGGAGGCTACGAGACGTCTACGAGACCGCTTTCTCGGCCTCCCCGGCAGCCCCGCCGGCGGCCTCGCCCGCGTACATCTTGGCGATCACCGCCTCGATGTCCGGCTCCCGCACCGAGAGGTCCGCCAGCGGGTACTCCGCCGCGATGCGCGCCACCAGAGCCGCCGCCGACTGCCCCGCCGGGAACGCCAGCCACTGCCGCGGCCCCTCCACCTTCACCACCCGGGCCGGCGCCACCTCGATCGGTGCCGCCTCCCGCTCCAGGTCCACCACCAGGGTGCGTTCGCTCTCACCCACCTCGTGCAGACCGGCCAGCGCACCGTCGTACATGAGCCGCCCGTGGTCGATGACCATCACCCGCGAGCACAACTGCTCGATGTCCTGCAGGTCATGGGTGGTCAGCAGCACGGTCGTGCCGCGCTCGGCGTTCAACTCCCGCAGGAACTGCCGCACCTTGGCCTTCGAGATGACGTCCAGGCCGATCGTCGGCTCGTCGAGGTACAGCACCTCCGGATCGTGCAGCAGCGCCGCCGCGATGTCCCCGCGCATCCGCTGCCCGAGCGACAGCTGCCGCACCGGGACGTCCAACAGGTCGGCCAGTTCCAGGAGTTCGACGCAACGGTCGAGGTTCTCGCGGTAACGGGCGTCCGGGATCCGGTACATGCGGTGCATCAGCTTGTACGAGTCGATCAGCGGCAGGTCCCACCACAGCGTCGTACGCTGCCCGAACACCACCCCGATGCGATGCGCGAGCCGGGCCCGCTCACGCGCCGGGTCGATGCCCGCCACCCGCAGCTTCCCGCCGCTCGGGGTCAGGATGCCGGTGAGCATCTTGATCGTCGTCGACTTCCCGGCGCCGTTCGGACCGATGTAGCCGACCATCTCACCGCGCGCCACGGTGAAGGAGAGGGAGTCCACGGCCCGCACCTGCCGGCGCTCACGCCTGAGGAATCCGGTCTTCCTGCGCACGTCGAAGACCTTCTCGACACGGTCGAGTTCGATGAAGTAGTCGCTGTCCACTGCCGCTAGCTCCCTGTACTCCGATAAGTCCGCAGCCCTGCCCGCCAGGCCAGCCCCGCCAGCGCACAACACCCCACCGCCACCAGCGGCGAGGCGAAGGCCACCCACCGCGGCAGGTCCAGCGGGAGCGGACGGTCCAGCACATAGGCCGCGGGCAGCCAGTTGACGAAGGCGAGCGGCAGCAGGAACGTCACCCCGCGCACCAGCTCCTTGCCGAACACCGTCGGCGGGTACTGCAGCATCGTCGTCCCGCCGTACGTGAACGCGTTCTGCACCTCGGACGCGTCCTGCGCCACGAACTGGAACGCCGCACCGGCCACGAACACCGCACCGAAGATCCCCGCGCCGCTCACCACGATCACCGGCATCAGCAGCACCTTCAGCGGCGTCCACGCGATGTCGACGGTGGTCAGCGCATACCCGAGCACCAGCCCGCCCTGCGTGATCCTTCCGAGCCGGCGCAGCGCGAACCGGTCGGCCGCCACCTGCGCCAGCACCGGCGCCGGACGCACCAGCAGCGTGTCCAGCGTGCCGTCGCGCACCCGCTGCCCCAGCCGCTCCATCGAGCCGATCGCCAGATCCGCGAGGCCGAAGGCCATACACGACAGTCCGTACAGGAAGGCCACTTCGGGCAGCGGCCACCCGCCGAGCACGTCGATCCGCGAGAACATCAGCAGGATCGCGACGAAGTCCAGCGCGGTCACCGCGAAGTTCGCGAACGTCGTCATCGCGAAGGACGCGCGGTACGCCATCGTGGAGCGGATCCACATCCCCCCGATCAGACGGTACGCGCGCAGCCCGTCCGCCAGCCGGCTCACCTCAGCCACCCTGCACGACCACCCTCCGCGTCGCCACCGACTGCACCAGCCGCCCGGCCGCCAGCAGCGCCACCGCCCACGCCCCCTGGAAGGCGAACGTGCTCCACGGATCGGCCTCCCCCAGCAGCACGTCCGCCGGCTTCTGCAACAGCGCCGACCACGGCAGATCCCGTACGACATCGCCGAGCGTGCCCGGGAACACGTTCAACGGCAGCACCATCCCCGAGCAGAAGAACCCCGCCAGCATGGTCATGTGCGTCACACCCGTGCCGTCCATCAGCCAGAACGTGAGCAGCGCGACCAGATACCGGATGCCGAAACTGACCGCCATGCCCAGCAGCACCGCCACCACGAACGCCGCCCATCTCGCCGCGTCCCCCGGCAGCGCCACGTCGAAAACCAGCGCGCCGAACAGGAACGGGATCACGCCCCGCCCCAGCAGCTGGAACAGCGCCCGCCCCAAGTCGGCCGCCAGCCACCACAGTTGCAGATCCGCCGGCCGGTAGAGATCGATCGCGACGTCCCCGGTCCTGATCCGCTCCATCAGCTCCACCTCGACACCGCTGCCACCGATCGCCAGCGTCGACAGCAGCGCCTGCCCCAGCCACACATAGGTGACGGCCTGCGCCTGGTCGTACCCCCCGAGGTGGGGCTTCTCGTCCCACAGCGCCAGATACGTGTAGACGAGGATCAAGCCGAAAACGGTGTTGGTGAACACCCCGGCGGCAGTGGCAGCCCGATACGTCGCGTACCGTCTGAAACCACCCGCCGCGACGGCCGCGTACAACCGTCCCGAGCCCACGTCAGTCAACCTCCAAAACCGCCCGACACCGAAGCGCAGGAGCCTAGTCCGCTGGTAGTGACGTACGCCACGCATTTTCCAGGCGGGACGCGTGCCGTGATCCGGGAACGGAACGCATGGTGCGAGAGTCTTCAAGAGGGGGCGCAATTGGCGTACGAGGGCGTACGGGAACGTACGACGCGAAACAGGAGTCCGTGCACGAGATGAGCGACCAGCCGCAGCCGCAGCCGCCGAACCGGGGCTGGGCACCGAGAGAGCCGCAAGGTGCTGCCGGGCCGGCCGCTCCCCAGCCGGGGAGTCCGGGGCCGGGGGTTTCCGAGCCCGGCGTCCCCGAGCCCGGGGCGAAGAAGCCGAAGCGGCCCAGGCGCACGGGCTGGCGCCGGCTGATCCCGACCTGGCGCATGGTCCTGGGCACCTTCCTGATCGGCGGACTGCTGCTGATCGGCCTGTTCTACCTCGGCTACTCGATGGTCAACATCCCCCCGGCCAACGCCCTCGCCATGAAGCAGGCCAACGTCTACCTGTACTCCGACGGCTCCCAGATCGCCCGCGACGGCGAGATCAACCGGGAGAACGTCTCGCTCGCCCAGGTCTCCAAGGACGCCCAGCACGCCGTCCTGGCCGCCGAGGACCGCGACTTCTACACCGAGTCCGCCATCGACCCCAAGGCGATGGTGCGCGCAGGCTGGAACACCGCCACCGGCAAGGGCAGGCAGTCCGGCTCGACGATCACCCAGCAGTACGTCAAGAACTACTACCTCGCGCAGGAACAGACCGTCACCCGCAAGGTGAAGGAGTTCTTCATCGCGATCAAGCTGGACCGGGAGAAGTCCAAGGACGAAATCCTGTCGGGCTACCTCAACACCAGCTACTTCGGCCGCAACGCCTACGGCATCCAGGCCGCCGCCCAGGCCTACTACGGCCAGAACGCCACCGACCTCGACCCGGCCCACGCCGCCTACCTCGCCGCCCTCGTCAACGCCCCCAGCGAGTACGACGTGGTCGCGCACCCCGAGAACAAGGCCGCGGCGTTGGCCCGCTGGAACTACACCCTGGACGGCATGGTCAAGAAGGGCTGGCTGACCGAGGCCAAGCGGGCCGGCCTGAAGTTCCCCATGCCGAAGCAACAGACCGTCTCCACCGGCATGTCCGGGCAGCGCGGCTACATCGTCACCGCGATCAAGGACTACCTCACCAAGAACAGGATCGTCACCGCGGACGAGCTGGAGGCCGGCGGCTACCGCATCACCACCACCCTGCAGAAGAGCAAGCAGGACGCCTTCGTGAAGGCCGTGAACGACAAGGTGATGGCCAAGCTCGACAAGAAGAACAACAAGGTCGACAAGTACGTCCGCGCGGGCGGCGCCTCCGTCGACCCGAAGACCGGCAAGGTCGTCGCGATGTACGGCGGAATCGACTACGTGAAGCAGTACACGAACGGCGCGACCCGCGGCGACTTCCAGGTCGGCTCCACCTTCAAGCCCTTCGTGTTCGCCTCCGCCGTCCAGAACCACTCCGAGACACAGGGCCACGAGGTCATCACCCCGAACACCTACTACGACGGCACCAACAAGCGCCCCGTACAGGGCTGGCCGGGCGGCGCCTACGCACCGGAGAACGAGGACCAGACCTCGTACGGCAACGTCACCGTGCGCACCGCCACCGACAAGTCGGTCAACGCGGTGTACGCGCAGATGGCCGTGGACGTCGGCCCCGAGAAGGTCAAGCAGACCGCGATCAGCCTCGGCATCCCGTCCGCCACCCCCGACCTGACCGGGACCCCCTCGATCGCCCTCGGCGTGAACACCGCCAGCGTCCTCGACATGGCGGAGGCCTACGCGACGCTCGCCAACCACGGCAGGCACGGCGCGTACACGATGATCGACTCGATCACCAAGGACGGAAAGGAGGCCGTCGAGCTGCCGAAGGACACGAACTCCCAGGCCATCAGCCGCGAGGCCGCCGACACCACCACGTCGATCCTGCAGAGCGTCGTCGACAACGGCACCGCCACCGCCGCCCAGGGCGCCGACCGCCCCGCCGCCGGCAAGACCGGCACCGCGGAGGAGGACACGGCCGCCTGGTTCGCCGGCTACACACCCGACCTCGCGACCGTCGTCTCGGTCATGGGCCAGGACCCGGTGACGGCCCATCACAAGTCGCTGTACGGGGCGATGGGCCTGCAGCGCGTCAACGGCGGCGGCCCGCCCGCCGAGATCTGGGCGCAGTACACCAAGGCCGCCCTGAAGGGGAAGCCGGCGACGGACTTCGACCTCCAGCTGCAGCCCGGCGCCGAGGTCACCCAGCCGCCCCCCGCCACCGGGACCCCGCAGCAGCCGGGCACGGGCGGCCAGGACAACGGCGGCACGACGACCACCGGCGGCCAGAGCGACCAGGGCCGGACCCAGGGCCAGGACAACGGCGGCACCACCGACGGCGGCACGAACACGACCGGCGGCACGACGACCGGCGACACGACGGGCGACCCGACGACGGGCGGAACCACCTCCGACGGCGGGACGACCAGCACGGGCGGCACGACCGGGGACCCGACGGACGGCGGGACGACGGGCGGCACCGACGCCGGAGGCACGGACGGCGGCACGTCAGGCAACGACACCGGAGGAGCGACCACCGGCGGTCCGGCGGGCCCGCAGTCGACCAGCAGGAGACAGTGACCCACCGGAGCCGGTGACGGCCGCGGCGGCGAGAGCGCGTGCCGGGCGTCGCGACGGGCGAACGCTGCCTGCCTGGGCACTGGAGCCCAGGCAGGCGGCAATGCCACGCCAAAAGGGCCGGTGACGATGGTCACCAGCCCTTTTCGACCGCTGCTCCAGCCGCTGCTCCGGCCTCTGCCCTACAGGTACAGGCCCGTCGCGTCCTCCGACCCCTCGAACCGGTCGGCGGCCACGGCATGCAGATCCCGCTCACGCATCAGCACGTACGCCACACCCCGCACCTCGACCTCGGCACGGTCCTCGGGGTCGTACAGAACCCGGTCGCCCGGCTCCACCGTGCGCACGTTCTGGCCGACGGCCACGACCTCGGCCCAGGCCAGCCGCCTCCCGACCGCGGCGGTCGCGGGAATCAGGATGCCCCCGCCGGACCGACGCTCACCGTCCCCGGTCTCCTGCCGCACGAGAACCCGGTCGTGCAGCATCCGGATGGGCAGCTTGTCGTGCCGCGGGCCGTGCTCGTTTCTCTTGGCGCTCACGCCCTTGAACCTACCGCTCCCACTCAGCTCCTGCGCCGCCGGGTACCGAGGGCGAGCAGCCCCACGAGCCCCACGGCGACGAGCGCGACGGGCACCACCCGCTCCAGCCGGGGCGCCCCCTCCTCGTCGACGAACCGCGCCTTCACATCGCTCACGACCTTGTTGACCTCGACATAGGCCCGCCCCAGCGTGTGATCGATGTTCGACACGACCTTGGCCTTTGCATCCCCGACGATCGTCTTGGGATGCACCCGCACCCCGATCTCGTCGAGGGTCTCGGCCAGCACATTGCGGCGGCGCTTGATGTCCGCCTCGATCTGCGCCGGGGTTCTGGTGTCCGACGTGTCCGCCACCGTAACGCCTCCGAAGTCTGGTGAGGGTGTTCCGGACAGTCTGTCAGCTCTTGGGGTGCCCGCACTGTCAGCACCCCCGGTTAGGCTGACCAGATGAGCGAGCGACTCCAGCCCGGGGACGTGGCCCCCGACTTCACCCTCCCCGACGCCGACGGCAATGAGGTGTCCCTGTCGTCCCACAAGGGCCGCAAGGTCATCGTCTACTTCTACCCCGCGGCCCTGACGCCGGGTTGCACCAAGCAGGCCTGCGACTTCACGGACAACCTGGAACTCCTGACGGGCGCCGGCTACGACGTCCTCGGCATCTCCCCGGACAAGCCGGAGAAGCTGGCGAAGTTCCGCGAGAAGGAGTCCCTGAAGGTCACGCTCCTGGCCGACCCGGAGAAGACCGTCACGGAGTCCTACGGCGCCTACGGCGAGAAGAAGAACTACGGCAAGACCTACATGGGCATCATCCGCTCCACGATCGTCGTGGACGAGGAGGGCAAGGTCGAACGGGCCCTGTACAACGTCCGCGCGACGGGCCACGTGGCGAAGATCATCAAGGACCTGGGTATCTGAGGATCCATTGTCCGCTGGGCGAGCGGCTCGTACCGGGTCCCGGTGCGGGCCGTTTTGCGTTTCGGGCGTGACTGTCCGATAAACGGTTCGTTACTCCATGCGAAGTCACGAACTGACAGTCGAGCCGGGGGAACGCATGGGCGTGCGGAGCGCATCGGAACGATCGGGCACATACAGCAGGGAACGGCTTGCGCCAGAGGTGGCCAGGGCGCACAACTGGGCCGACCTGATGCGACGCCTCAGCCTCAGCCCGAGTGGTGGCCAACGGCGGGTGCTACAGCAGCAGGTGACGCGTCACGGACTTGACACCAGCCACTTCGTCAAGCGCAGCCCATGGCGTAAGTACCCCGACGAGGCCATCGCCGATGCCGCGGCCTCGTCGTCATCGCTGAGGGAAGTAGCCTTGAAGCTGGGTGCCACCCCGGCCATGGGAACCCTCTCGCACATCCGACGCCGCATCGACGCAGCGGGCATCGATATCGGCCACTTCCCCGGCATCGACCGCCCCGAACTGGACCTTCCCTTCACACCGGAAGAACTCCGGGCGGCTGCCGTCTCAGCTACGAGCGTGCGCGGTGTGGCCCGCGCTCTGGGTGTGCCGGATGACAGCCGGTCCAGGGCGACGCTGAGCCGCATGCTTGCAACTCAGCACATCGACACCGGCCACTTCTCCCATCGGCGAGTGGCAATCCCCGAGGACAGGCTGCGGAACCTGGTGCGGATCTCGACCAGTTACGCCGACGTCATGCGCGGTCTCGACATGGACGTCAATGACACCAATCACCGGCGCGTACAGCGCGCAGCCTCCCGCCTCGGTCTCGACACCAGCCACTTCAGACGACGGTCCTGGAGTCGGACCGAGCGCCCCGCGCCCCCATCGACTGCGCATCGGGTGCTGGTGATGCTGCCGGATCAAGCCGGGCGGACGAACAGGACCCGACTTCACCAGGCCCTGACCGAAATCGGGGTGCCGTACGCCTGTGAAGAGTGCGGCAATACCGGCGAGTGGCGGGGACACCCCATTACTTTGCAGATCGACCACGTCAACGGGAGCTGGCGGGACAATCGCCGGGAGAACCTGCGCTACCTGTGCCCCAACTGCCATGCACTGACAGAGACGTGGTGCCGCCAGAAGAGCAAAGTCCCCTCGTCGGGTGAGCCGACGGCCCCGTACACTGAGTGCCGCCGGTCGAGCATCATGACCGTTTTGAGCGGCCGTGGCGGAATTGGCCTACGCGCAACACTTAGGATGTTGTGGGAGAAATCCCTTGAGGGTTCGAGTCCCTCCGGCCGCACGCCTTTGCATCGAAGGTCCACCCGGGATCGGGTGGACCTTCGATGCCGTCAGCCCAACAGCTCCCGCACCACCGGCACCAGCGCCCGGAACGCCTGCCCCCGGTGGCTGATCGCGTTCTTCTCCTCAGGGCTCAGCTCGGCGCACGTCCGCGACTCCCCCTCCGGCTGCAGGATCGGGTCGTACCCGAAGCCGTTCGTGCCGGTCGGGGCGTGCCGGAGCAGGCCCCGTAGCCGGCCCTCGACCACCCGCTCCGTGCCGTCGGGCAAGGCAAGTGCCGCCGCGCACGCGAAGTGCGCGCCCCGGTGTTCGTCGGCGATGTCGCCGAGCTGGGCCAGGAGCAGGTCGAGGTTGGCGCGGTCGTCGCCGTGCCTGCCCGCCCAGCGGGCCGAGAAGATGCCCGGTGCGCCGTTCAGGACGTCGACGCAGAGGCCGGAGTCGTCGGCGACGGCGGGCAGGCCGGTGGCCTGGGCCAGGGCGTGGGCCTTGAGCAGGGCGTTCTCGGCGAACGTCACGCCCGTTTCCTTGACGTCGGGGATGTCGGGGTAGGCGTCCGCGCCGACCAGTTCGTGGGGCAGGCCCGCGTCGGCGAGGATGGCCCTGAGTTCGGTGATCTTTCCGGCGTTGCGGGTGGCGAGGATCAAGCGCGTCATGGGGTCCAGTATTCCGGTCCCGGCGGACGGGCTCCTACGAGGTGCAGACCTTCGTGAGTTCGCCTGCCGCGTCGGTGACCGGGCTGATGTCCGGGGTGTTGTCGCCGTTCTTGACGGCCGTGCGGACGTTGCCGACGGCCTTGTTCAGGTCGTCGACCGCCTTGTTGACGTCGGCGTTGTCGGTCTTGTCGCCTATCTTGTCGAGGTTCTTGTCGATGGAGGCGAGGGATTCGTCGAGCTGGCCGGGGTCGTTCGAGGCGTTCTCGACTGCCTGCTGGAGGTCGGTGACGCTGTCGGCGATGGTGTCGGCGGTCTGGACGCAGTCCAGGGCCTTGTCGACGGCGTCGCAGCCGGTGGTGAGGCCCACGGTCAGCCCGATGGCTGCCAGTGCGGCGACGGTGGTGGAGATGCGGCGACTGCGGCGGCCTCGGCTCGCGGCCATGACTGTGGTCCTCCCGTGTCCAGGCCCGTGGGCCCCCCGTGCTGGTCGGGCGCACGGTGGTGTGCCGTGCGCCCGCATCCGTACAGACGCGGGGACGGGCCTCGGGGGTTGCCCCGGCGGCCGCCCTTTCTTGGCGCGTCCTTTACTTTTCGAGGACCGTATCAAGCGCCTTGCGCTGAAGGACAGCGAGTTCTTCACAGCCCGAAACGGCCAGGTCCAGAAGGGAGTTGAGCTCCTCGCGGGCGAAGGGTTCGGCCTCGGCGGTGCCCTGGACCTCGACGAAGCGGCCGTCGCCGGTGCAGACGACGTTCATGTCGGTGTCGGCCTTCACGTCCTCCACGTAGCAGAGGTCCAGGAGGGGGACGCCGCCGACGATGCCGACCGAGACCGCCGAGACCGTGCCGGTGAGCGGCTGGCGGCCGGCCTTGATCAGTTTCCTGCCCTGGGCCCAGGCGACGGCGTCGGCCAGGGCCACGTAGGCGCCGGTGATGGCCGCGGTGCGGGTGCCGCCGTCGGCCTGGAGGACGTCGCAGTCGAGGACGATGGTGTTCTCGCCGAGCGCCTTGTAGTCGATGACGGCGCGCAGGGAGCGGCCGATGAGGCGGCTGATCTCGTGGGTGCGGCCGCCGATCTTGCCGCGTACGGACTCGCGGTCGCCGCGGGTGTTGGTGGCGCGGGGAAGCATGGAGTACTCGGCGGTGACCCAGCCCTCGCCGCTGCCCTTGCGCCAGCGGGGGACGCCTTCGGTGACGGAGGCGGTACAGAAGACCTTGGTGTCGCCGAAGGAGACGAGGACGGAGCCCTCGGCGTGCTTGCTCCAGCCGCGTTCGATGGTGATCGGGCGGAGTTGTTCGGGGGTGCGGCCGTCGATTCGAGACATGCGTCGAGCCTAGTCGCAGTAGCGGACAGGGCCCCTCCCGCGGTGGGAAGGGGCCCTGTCAAGGGAACCGGGGGTTCGCGAACCCGGGGTTCATGAACCGGGGGTTCGCGAAAGGGGGGTTCACATCATGTCTTCGATCTCCGCTGCGATGGGGTCGGCGTCGGTGCCGATGACGACCTGGATCGCGGTGCCCATCTTGACGACGCCGTGTGCACCGGCGGCCTTCAGGGCTGCTTCGTCGACCTTGCCTGCGTCGACGACCTCGGTGCGCAGGCGGGTGATGCAGCCTTCGACCTCTTCGATGTTGTCGATGCCCCCGAGCCCTGCAACGATCTTCTCAGCCTTGGTGGCCATGTCTGTCTCCTCACGCACGGTTGGCTCATCTTCGCGAGCGATTGCGTCGTGCGTACCGAAGGATGACGTCACAGCAGCCGTATCGCCCGTAACTGGTCTACACCACCTGGCAGGCGGTCGCCAACCCATGAGCGAATCCATGAGTGCCGAGGCTGGGATCACGCCTGCACGCCGGCGGTGGGACGCCTTGTTCCAGGGGCTGCAGAAGATGGGCCGCAGCCTCCAGCTCCCCATCGCGGTGCTGCCTGCCGCGGGCATCCTGAACCGGCTCGGCCAGCCGGACGTGTTCGGGGACGACGGGCTGGGGTGGACGAACGTATCGAAGGTGATGGGCGGTGCGGGCGGCGCGCTGCTCGACGGTCAGCTGGGTCTGCCGCTGTTGTTCTGTGTGGGCGTGTCCATCGGCATGGCGAAGAAGGCGGACGGGTCGACGGCGCTGGCGGCGCTGGCGGGGTTTCTCGTCTACTACAACGTGCTGTTGCAGTTCCCGAAGGACTGCCCTTCCGGTTCGAAGGCTCTTACCGGCATCGGCTGCCAGGCGACGGTCGACCAGACGGTGGTGGCGTTCAGCTACGAGAATCCGGGTGTCTTCGGCGGCATCGTGATGGGTCTGCTGACGGCCTTTTTCTGGCAGCGCTACCACCGTACGAAGCTCGTGGACTGGCTGGGGTTCTTCAACGGGCGGCGGCTGGTCCCGATCATCATGGCGTTCGTCGGGATCGTGTTCGCGTCGTTGTGTCTGTGGATCTGGCCGCCGATCGGTGACGGGCTGGAGAGTTTCTCCGACTGGCTGAGTGATCTGGGCGCTTGGGGTGCGGGGGTGTTCGGTGTCGCGAACCGGGCGCTGCTGGTGATCGGCCTGCACCAGTTCCTGAACGTGCCCATCTGGTTCCAGTTCGGCAGTTTCACGAAGCCGGACGGGTCGGTGGTCCACGGTGACATCAACATGTTCCTGGCGGGTGATCCGAACGCGGGGCAGTTCACCTCGGGCTTCTTCCCGATCATGATGTTCGCGTTGCCGGCGGCCGCGTTGGCGATGACGCACTGTGCGAAGCCGAGTCGGCGCAAGGAGGTCGGCGGGCTGATGCCGTCCGTCGCCCTGACGTCGTTCGTCACGGGGATCACCGAGCCGATCGAGTACTCGTTCCTGTTCATCGCGCCGGTGCTGTATGCGATCCACGCGGTGCTGACGGGTGTGTCGATGGCGGTGACGTGGGGGCTCGGGGTGCATGACGGCTTCAGCTTCTCGGCCGGCCTCATCGACTACATCATCAACTGGAACCTGGCGACGAAACCGTGGGCGATCATCCCGATCGGCCTGTGCTTCGCCGCCGCGTACTACGTGATCTTCCGTT
Coding sequences:
- a CDS encoding glucose PTS transporter subunit EIIB produces the protein MATKAEKIVAGLGGIDNIEEVEGCITRLRTEVVDAGKVDEAALKAAGAHGVVKMGTAIQVVIGTDADPIAAEIEDMM
- a CDS encoding transglycosylase domain-containing protein, which translates into the protein MSDQPQPQPPNRGWAPREPQGAAGPAAPQPGSPGPGVSEPGVPEPGAKKPKRPRRTGWRRLIPTWRMVLGTFLIGGLLLIGLFYLGYSMVNIPPANALAMKQANVYLYSDGSQIARDGEINRENVSLAQVSKDAQHAVLAAEDRDFYTESAIDPKAMVRAGWNTATGKGRQSGSTITQQYVKNYYLAQEQTVTRKVKEFFIAIKLDREKSKDEILSGYLNTSYFGRNAYGIQAAAQAYYGQNATDLDPAHAAYLAALVNAPSEYDVVAHPENKAAALARWNYTLDGMVKKGWLTEAKRAGLKFPMPKQQTVSTGMSGQRGYIVTAIKDYLTKNRIVTADELEAGGYRITTTLQKSKQDAFVKAVNDKVMAKLDKKNNKVDKYVRAGGASVDPKTGKVVAMYGGIDYVKQYTNGATRGDFQVGSTFKPFVFASAVQNHSETQGHEVITPNTYYDGTNKRPVQGWPGGAYAPENEDQTSYGNVTVRTATDKSVNAVYAQMAVDVGPEKVKQTAISLGIPSATPDLTGTPSIALGVNTASVLDMAEAYATLANHGRHGAYTMIDSITKDGKEAVELPKDTNSQAISREAADTTTSILQSVVDNGTATAAQGADRPAAGKTGTAEEDTAAWFAGYTPDLATVVSVMGQDPVTAHHKSLYGAMGLQRVNGGGPPAEIWAQYTKAALKGKPATDFDLQLQPGAEVTQPPPATGTPQQPGTGGQDNGGTTTTGGQSDQGRTQGQDNGGTTDGGTNTTGGTTTGDTTGDPTTGGTTSDGGTTSTGGTTGDPTDGGTTGGTDAGGTDGGTSGNDTGGATTGGPAGPQSTSRRQ
- the rph gene encoding ribonuclease PH — its product is MSRIDGRTPEQLRPITIERGWSKHAEGSVLVSFGDTKVFCTASVTEGVPRWRKGSGEGWVTAEYSMLPRATNTRGDRESVRGKIGGRTHEISRLIGRSLRAVIDYKALGENTIVLDCDVLQADGGTRTAAITGAYVALADAVAWAQGRKLIKAGRQPLTGTVSAVSVGIVGGVPLLDLCYVEDVKADTDMNVVCTGDGRFVEVQGTAEAEPFAREELNSLLDLAVSGCEELAVLQRKALDTVLEK
- a CDS encoding DUF3618 domain-containing protein, with product MADTSDTRTPAQIEADIKRRRNVLAETLDEIGVRVHPKTIVGDAKAKVVSNIDHTLGRAYVEVNKVVSDVKARFVDEEGAPRLERVVPVALVAVGLVGLLALGTRRRRS
- the bcp gene encoding thioredoxin-dependent thiol peroxidase, giving the protein MSERLQPGDVAPDFTLPDADGNEVSLSSHKGRKVIVYFYPAALTPGCTKQACDFTDNLELLTGAGYDVLGISPDKPEKLAKFREKESLKVTLLADPEKTVTESYGAYGEKKNYGKTYMGIIRSTIVVDEEGKVERALYNVRATGHVAKIIKDLGI
- the rdgB gene encoding RdgB/HAM1 family non-canonical purine NTP pyrophosphatase; translation: MTRLILATRNAGKITELRAILADAGLPHELVGADAYPDIPDVKETGVTFAENALLKAHALAQATGLPAVADDSGLCVDVLNGAPGIFSARWAGRHGDDRANLDLLLAQLGDIADEHRGAHFACAAALALPDGTERVVEGRLRGLLRHAPTGTNGFGYDPILQPEGESRTCAELSPEEKNAISHRGQAFRALVPVVRELLG
- a CDS encoding co-chaperone GroES encodes the protein MSAKRNEHGPRHDKLPIRMLHDRVLVRQETGDGERRSGGGILIPATAAVGRRLAWAEVVAVGQNVRTVEPGDRVLYDPEDRAEVEVRGVAYVLMRERDLHAVAADRFEGSEDATGLYL